In Phycisphaerales bacterium, the sequence TCTCACCGCCGATCGGTGCGGCTTCTTCGCGAACTCCGCGCTCCGAGGCGGGGGGATCTATTGCGTGACCGCGACCACGATCAGCAACGGAGTGATGGTCGGCAACACCGGATCGGCGTTCGGCGGGGCGTTCTATGCATTCGGCACTGGAGCGAATGCGCTGAACGCGATCAACTGCACGATCGTGGGGAACCAGGGCGCAGAGCCGGTCGTCGCGGGGAGTGCGGCGAATCTCAAGGGGTGCCAGATCTGGGGGAACGCGAACACGTTTCTGAATGCGATCCACAGCGTGACCTACTCCAATGTGGAGTTGGCCTCGGGCGTGCGCAGCGGCACGGGCAACATGAATGATACGCCACTCTTCGCCATGATGCCCAGTGCCGGTCTCGATGGCAACTGGGGCACAATCGACGACAACTACGGCAATCTCGCGTTGCTTGCCGGTTCACCGGGCATCGATGCGGGAGACTCGCCGGCCGTTCTGAGCATGGCGTTGGACTACATCGGCAACGACCGCAACGTGGACGATCCCTCGGTGCCCAATAGCGGCGTTCCCGCGTGGGCGCTGAATGTGGACATGGGCGCGTTCGAGTTCCAACCTCCCACAACCAGCGGCGGATGCGTCGCCGACGTGGACGACGGCACAGGGACGGGGACCAAGGATGGTGGTGTGACGATCGACGACCTGTTGTATTTCCTGGTTCGGTTCAATAGCGGGTGTTGAGTTGAACGGCGTGTCGCGTGCTCGGTCTCCAGATTTTGGTGCATAAACGCGGGACACGGTCACACAATTGCACACGGCCCCGGTCGTCCATACCGGGGCCGTGTCGTGTTTGGTGCGATCTGAGTTCAGAGAACTTAGCGGCGGCGACGGCCCATCATGAGCCCACCAAGACCGAGAAGTGCGACCGCGCCAGGAGCGGGAATCGCGGCGATGCCGGGGTTGCCGAGGTCACCGGACGCGGAGAGGTGCGAGCCGTAGATGTCGCCGTTGACCGAGAAGAACCAGCCCGCGACGTTGTTCGTGCCGTAGTTCGACGGGAGGGTGATGCCCGTGACGTTCTGGGTGCGGATGGTCCCGGGGATGTTCTGGTCGCCGAAGGTGAGTCGATCAACGAGCGTGAGGCCGTTGAAGAGGTTGATCTCGTCGTTGCGGCCGAGGTTGGTGGTGTTGCCACCGATGATCTTGACGGCGGCGCTGAGGCCCCAGTCGGTGCGGAAGAGGGACGCGTCGGCCTCGGTGAGAATGACGGACTCGCCCGGGGCGACAAGCCCGAAGGCGGAGAGATCGACGACACCGGGGAGTTGGCTGTCGTCGTCGAAGCTCCAGCCGGTCATATTGACGGGGCTGGCGCCGATGTTGGTGAACTCGATGAACTCGCCCGTGCCGCCGGCGCTGAGCGCGCTGTAGGCCCACTCGGTGATGCGAACCTGCGCACTGGCAGAGGCCGCAACCACACCCAGGCCCGCGAGGGCCACGATCGTCACACACTTCGTCATGTCTTCTCTCCTTTGGCCGTGTGCTCCACGGCGTGAGGAAAAGACTACCAGCGAGATTCGGAAGGTGTACAAAGGCCGCGCAAAGACTGCGTGAAGTGTTGCGTGGGTCAAAATGTTCATGTTCGATCAAGACTGGGTCAAGGTTGAGCAAACACCGCGCAAGTCGAGGAGTTGTTGTCTACGACATTGTCCATGAAGAGAGCCGAGACAGGCCGCGCCGATTCCGCGCACCAACGAGCCGCCGTTTGGCGTGCTGCGTCGGCGTTCACGCTGATCGAGTTGCTCGTGGTGATCGCGGTGATCGCGCTCCTGATCGGGATACTTCTCCCGAGCCTTGCCGCCGCGCGAGAGTTGGCGAAGCAGGCCGCGTGCAAGAGCAACCTGCGCCAGGTTGGTATTGCGGTGAACTCCTACGCGGCGAACAACAAGGGTTTTTATTCGAGCGGGCGATTCGACAACCGGTTGAACAGCGGGCCTGGACCGATCGACAAGGCGGGCTGGCTGGCGGACATGATGAACGGCGAGTATCTGATCCCCGGTCGGCTCTTGTGTCCGACGAATCCGGCGCAGATGACACAGGCCATGACGTTTGGGCGGCTCACGGATCGTCCGAGCGCACCCCAGGATCAACTCGAGTTGTTCCGTCGCGGATTCAACACGAACTACACGATGGCGTGGTACATGGCGTACACCGAGTTCAAGAACGTGCGCAACGCGAGCAACGATCCGCAGCGGTATGCCTATATGGTCGGTCCGCTGCGAGACAGCAAGATCACGGGAACCAGCCCGAACTATGTGCCGCTCTTTGCCGATGGGCGTGTCGAAGATAATCTGAGTTCGGGTGTGGCGATCGAGATCATCGACGAACGGCAATATCGAACGGTGAAGGATCTCACCGACGGCCCTGCGGGACAGGCGAGCGATGGGACGTGGGCGCGTCAGAAGTATTCTGATTTCGGGCCGGCACACGGGAAGGCGCCCGGCGGGCCGGTGAATAACGCCGCCGCCGGTGCGAATCGCAAAGACCACGACAAGCACTACGCGAACTTTCTGTTTGCGGATGGTCACTCCGATGCCGTGGCCGACACGAATCGTGACGGAGAGATCGGTTGGCTGAGCGGCGCGACACGTGCCCCCAATGCGGCGTACGACGACGACATCGAGGGGAAGATCTTCGGCGGCCTCCTGAGCACCGGACGCTTCTGGCGACCCAATGAGTAGTTTGGACTCCCTCGCTGGCGTGATGGAGGTCTGTTGTTTGTGATAGAGATCGCAGTCTGACAGAGGAGAATAGAGATGAAGCGTTCCATGTGTGTGTGTGTGGTGGCCGGGCTGGCTGCGAGTGTGGCGCAGGGGCAGGTTGTTCTGAACGAGGTGTATCCGAACCCGCCGGGGAGCGGCACGATCGATGATCGGTGGGAATACATCGAGATCTATGGGCCGGCGGGCATGGATCTCACGGGGTACATGGTCGCGTCGGTCTTCGGCGGAGGCGATCCGGATGGCAACGATGTGCCAGGCCCGCTGCCCGCGGGTTGGGACGGCGGCGACGAGGTCGCGGAGATCGACGAGGCGTGGAGCCTTGATGGATTGACGATCGGGTCGAATGGCCTGCTTGTGCTCTACAACAACGCCCAGCCGAGCCAGGCGCTCGCCCTTTTTGCGCCGGGAACTGCGACGGCGACCTTCCAGGCTTCGCATTGCCCGACGGTTGATGTGGCCGGACGCATCAAGAACGATGGCTCGGCGACCTTCGTCCTGATGCGCAAGCGCCCGTTCCACGCGATCAACGCCTCGGGCATCTCGCTCTACGACGGCGTGCCCGCGAACACGATTACCTCAGGCCCGCTCTTCTATCCCTCGAACATCCGGTATGCGTGGCGCAAGGACATCAACCCCGACGTGGACTTCAACGGACGCGTCGATTTCAACGGCATCGGCTCTCTCGTGGTTGGTGGCGGCACGCCCCCGGCGGAAACTCCCGTGAACAGCGAGCGAGCCGCGACGCCACCCGTCCCCGCGCCGAGTTCGCTCGAGCCCTACCAGATGGTGGATGACGTGGCGTGGTCCAACGGCGGCGGCAAGGAGTATGTCCGTTCGAGCCAGCAGGAACTGTCGGACACGTCGGGCTTCAATCCCGATGCCGCGAGCCGCGTGGCGTACTTCGGCGTGAACCCCGAGCAGGGCCACTTTTACACCGGGTCCACGATGCGATTCACGCGTATGGCCGACGAGGAGTTCATCTATGGCGACATCCTCGACACCGGGCCGCAGTCGCTGCCGCTCATTCAGTACAACCCATCATTTCGCGGCGGGCCGACCGACCCGAATGGTCCGACGTACAACGAGTTCGGGGTGCTCGACACGAACGGCTCGTACCTCCTCAATGACATCAACCTCAACGGGTTCGTGCTCACCCCTGGCAACTTCAACGACGTTGATTCCTCGGGTTCCGGCGGGATCAACATCACCCAGTTCCGCTTTGTCGCCGGCGACTTCAACTTCGATGGCGTCGTGAACTGCGACGACGCGAACCTCATCGCGTCGAAGGTCGGCGCCTCGCTTGACGACATGGCGCCGCTCGTCGAGGACAACAACACACCGCTCGACCCCAACGACGACATCGCCTACATGGGCTGGGCCCACCAGGGGCGTGACTTCAACGCCCTTCTCGCGATGATCCGGATGGACCTGAGCGATGGCACCACCGGCGAGTGGGATAGCGGCCTCGTCGTCACCAGCGCCGATGTTGCCGCGTTCGAGTCGATCTTCACCTGCTGCGTTGCTGACGTGGACGATGGCAGCGGCTCGGGGACGCCCGACGGCGGCGTCACCATCGATGACCTGCTGTACTACCTCAACATCTTCAACCAGGGCTCCATCGGCGCCGACGTGGACGATGGCAGCGGCACGGGAACCAAGGACGGCGGCGTCACCATCGACGACCTGCTGTACTTCCTCGCCCGCTTCAACAGCGGGTGCTAAGGCCGCATCAACGCCACGCCGATTCACACGTGTGATTCGGAAAGGCTCGTCCAGAACGGAATCGCAAGGCCCCGGGACCAACGCCCGGGGCCTTGTGCATTGAACGGGTTGCAGGCGAACTTCGGAACTCGTCTCTTGGGAACTTGGATGTTCACTCCCCCAGCACATCGATCGCCGAATAGCGGTCGAGGTTGAGGTGAACGATCTCGCCGTCGTCCTTCTTGAGGACGAGTCGATCGAGCCAGAGTTTGTGGTCCTTGCTGTGGGCGTACCACGAGCCGGTTTTCTGTTGCCCGGCGTCGATCACGACGCCCTCGACGGTGGTGACCATCGTGCCGCCGCCGGCGTTGGTCGAGTCGCGTCCACCACTACCTCCCTTGAGGCTCGCGTGGCGATCGAGGCGCGGGACCTGCTGGGTGACGCGGACGCGAGTGCCGGGCGGATAGGTGGTCTTGAGGGACATGGGTGGAGGGTAGGCGACGGGACGGGCGCGGTGATCCTTATGGCTCCAGCACGACCTTGATCTGGCGGGTGTCGGCGGCCTCGCTTAGGGCCTCGACCGCGTCGCCCAGCCTGGATCGACCCGTGACCAGGGCGGAGACATCGACCTCGCCTTTCGCCAGGGCGCTCACGCCCTCGGCGATCTTGCCGCAGCGCACGCCGATCAGTTCAACCTCGTTGACGACGGCGAGGGAGAGATCGATCCCGCCGTCGGCCACGCCTCGCGCCCCGACCTTGGGTCCATCGAGTGTGGCCCCGGTCGCGACGCCGGCGTCGTTGACGAGCATGCCGGCGGATTTGAGAATGACCTTGCCGCGCGGTCGGACCAATCGCAGCGCGAGCGTGATACCCGACGCCGAGCCTGTGCAATCGACGACGACGTCCTGATCCTGGCGCAGGCCGACCTCGGCGACGTGGCGGTGCTTGACGCCCCAGCGTTCGCAGAGGGAGAACTTCGCCGGGTGCGTGCCCAGGAGTCGGACCGAGGCGTTGAGGCGCGCCATGACCTGGGCGCACAGGAGCCCCATCGGGCCGTCGCCCAGCACAGTGATGTACGCCTTCGATTCCAGGCGCATGACCTTTGCGGCATGCACGGCGGCGGCGACACCCTGCGCGAAGACGCCCGCGTCGTCGCTCACGCCCTTGGGTAACTCGGCGAGATTGGTAACAGGTATGAGGAATCGCTCGGCGAAGCAGCCATCGCGTCCGTGCGTGCCCAGGACCGTGCGATCGGTGCAGTGGGAGGAAAGCCCGCCGCGGCAGCGCTCGCAGCGGCCGCAGACGATGGTCTTGCTCCCGACGACGCGCTTGCCGATCCACGCGGACGCGCTCTCGGGGATGTCACTCGTGCCGGCGCGGTCGATGATTTTCTCGACGATGCCGACGAACTCGTGGCCCATCACGCCCCGGAAGTTGACGAGGCCGCGCGAGACGGCGACGTCGAAGGAGGAGATGCCGGCACGGGTGAGGCGGACGAGGGCCTCGAAGGAGTTGCCGTTGGTGCGCTCGCTCGGTGTGGATCGTGAAGCGTCTGTTGGGCGCGTGGTGGGGGCGCTCCCGGAACCCGGCTCGGGCCAGTCCTTGTGGACGACGACTCGCTTGTCCTCTCGAACGACGGCGTGCATGCGCTTCCCCGACTCGGCCGATCCATCGCTCGGCTTCTCTCGCTCCCAGCATCGGCGATTCGCGTGGAACGACGGCGAGGAGGCATGAATCCGTGCGTCCGCCGCGACACCGAACCGTCACAGCCCGTACGCGCGTCACAGACGGCGCGATCGCATCGATGTATGGAGCGAGCGCGCCCGAAGAGGCTTAGTTCGAGGCCGTCCTGCGTTTGGCTCGGGCGCTCTCGCGGATCTTGCGGACGAGGCCCTCGAGTTTCACGGTGACGAGTTCGGCCTCGCGCGTGGATGACTGCACACGCGACTCGACCGCGGCGAGTGCTTCTTCCTGTCGCTTCGTCGCCTCAGCCGCAACGCGTTCGAGGTGGGCCTTCTGCTCGCAGATCGCGTTGGCCATGATGTTCACCGCGTCCTCGATCTCGGGGACCTGGGCGAGGATGGTCTCCTGTGTCTCGCGGGTCTCGGCGAATCGGGCCTCGAGCGCGTCGATGGACTCGGCGCCCTTGAGCACGTCGCCCGCGAGGTGCCGTCGGGCCTGATCGGATTGCTCAACGAGACTTGTGAGATCGCGCGAGAGCCCCTCGGCCTTCGCCAGCGTCTCGGCGGACTGACGCGTGAGCGAGAGGACATCGGTCAGCGTCGCCTCGGCCCGATTCGCGCGGATCGACGCATCGGCGAGGCGATCGGCAAGGTCGCGGAGGTCGTCGAGATCGAGTTCCTCGAGCACCTCTCGCGTGTGTCCCGCGACCTCGGCGAGGCGAGCGGCACGCGTCTCGTGATTCTCGAGGAGTACCGTGCCGCGGGAGGCGAGCGACTCGAGTTCGGCGCTCAAGGCCGACGCCGCCTCCTCGCCCGCGAGGCGCGACTCTTCGAATCGTGCGTCGGCTCGACGCGCCAGTTCGACCTCGAGTTCCTCGGCCTTGCGCTGGGCCTTCTCGATCATCACCTTGGACTTGGCCTCCGCGTCCGCGACGATGAGGCCCGCCTGGACTCGTGCCCGCTCGAGGATCTCCTCGCTCGTGGTGCTGGCGTGGGCCCGGATCTGCTCGGCCCTGGCCTCGAACCGGCGCACGAGATCCGCGGAGAGTTCCTCGGCCCGCGAGCGAGACTCGTCGAGGGCCTTCATGTGGGCGTCGGCACGCGTGGCGAGCGACTCGATCGTGGTAGTGAGCGAGTGCTCGGCCTGCTTCGCGTGTTCGGCCAACTGCGTGGCAAAGGCCGCGAGCGCCCGGTCCACAACGCTCGAGACCTGGCGCTGCACGACCTCGCTGATGCGTTTCTCGTCGATCGTCGTGGAGCGCGTCACGATCTCACGGAGCGACTGCTCCTTCTGGGCGAGGTCCTTGGTCGCGCGAGTGATCGACTCCTCGGCCTTCTGCACGCGCTGGTCGAGCGTCGGGATGACGCGGACGGCGGTCTCCACGCGCGTCTGCATGTCGCGCCCGGCGTCGCGGAGGCGTGTGTCGATCTC encodes:
- a CDS encoding lamin tail domain-containing protein, coding for MTKCVTIVALAGLGVVAASASAQVRITEWAYSALSAGGTGEFIEFTNIGASPVNMTGWSFDDDSQLPGVVDLSAFGLVAPGESVILTEADASLFRTDWGLSAAVKIIGGNTTNLGRNDEINLFNGLTLVDRLTFGDQNIPGTIRTQNVTGITLPSNYGTNNVAGWFFSVNGDIYGSHLSASGDLGNPGIAAIPAPGAVALLGLGGLMMGRRRR
- a CDS encoding prepilin-type N-terminal cleavage/methylation domain-containing protein, yielding MKRAETGRADSAHQRAAVWRAASAFTLIELLVVIAVIALLIGILLPSLAAARELAKQAACKSNLRQVGIAVNSYAANNKGFYSSGRFDNRLNSGPGPIDKAGWLADMMNGEYLIPGRLLCPTNPAQMTQAMTFGRLTDRPSAPQDQLELFRRGFNTNYTMAWYMAYTEFKNVRNASNDPQRYAYMVGPLRDSKITGTSPNYVPLFADGRVEDNLSSGVAIEIIDERQYRTVKDLTDGPAGQASDGTWARQKYSDFGPAHGKAPGGPVNNAAAGANRKDHDKHYANFLFADGHSDAVADTNRDGEIGWLSGATRAPNAAYDDDIEGKIFGGLLSTGRFWRPNE
- a CDS encoding alcohol dehydrogenase catalytic domain-containing protein; translation: MHAVVREDKRVVVHKDWPEPGSGSAPTTRPTDASRSTPSERTNGNSFEALVRLTRAGISSFDVAVSRGLVNFRGVMGHEFVGIVEKIIDRAGTSDIPESASAWIGKRVVGSKTIVCGRCERCRGGLSSHCTDRTVLGTHGRDGCFAERFLIPVTNLAELPKGVSDDAGVFAQGVAAAVHAAKVMRLESKAYITVLGDGPMGLLCAQVMARLNASVRLLGTHPAKFSLCERWGVKHRHVAEVGLRQDQDVVVDCTGSASGITLALRLVRPRGKVILKSAGMLVNDAGVATGATLDGPKVGARGVADGGIDLSLAVVNEVELIGVRCGKIAEGVSALAKGEVDVSALVTGRSRLGDAVEALSEAADTRQIKVVLEP